One genomic segment of Desulforamulus reducens MI-1 includes these proteins:
- the yfcE gene encoding phosphodiesterase, with product MRIGIISDTHGSLFYFKKALNTLGGCDYIIHGGDVLYHGPRNPLPEGYSPKELAEKINGMKNIIIARGNCDADVDQMVLQHPIQSPYVFLQLGGLKILVSHGYTRDKKEYIKMARDYGADLFIYGHTHVKELNQDENLIVLNPGSTALPKDGIHSVAVIDDGNIQLINMENQEVIKELVVK from the coding sequence ATGAGAATTGGTATTATCAGTGACACACATGGTAGTTTGTTCTATTTTAAAAAGGCTCTGAATACCTTAGGGGGATGCGATTATATCATCCACGGTGGAGATGTTCTTTATCATGGGCCCAGAAACCCTTTACCCGAAGGCTATTCCCCCAAGGAACTGGCTGAAAAAATAAATGGTATGAAAAATATTATTATAGCCCGGGGTAACTGTGATGCTGATGTGGACCAAATGGTTTTGCAGCATCCTATCCAAAGCCCCTATGTATTTCTGCAATTAGGCGGTCTTAAAATACTGGTTTCCCACGGCTATACCAGAGATAAAAAGGAGTACATAAAAATGGCCAGGGATTATGGCGCAGATTTGTTTATTTACGGTCATACCCATGTGAAAGAACTCAACCAGGATGAAAATTTAATTGTTTTAAACCCTGGCAGTACCGCTCTGCCTAAGGACGGCATCCATTCAGTTGCAGTCATTGATGATGGTAATATTCAACTCATCAATATGGAAAATCAAGAGGTTATCAAGGAGTTGGTTGTAAAATAA
- the ablB gene encoding putative beta-lysine N-acetyltransferase, with the protein MQTIITTRSEFSLTTQLDMFNRRIWVQDYKVNDATALRCFLLDLAKKQNLEKIIFPVKEADLPLLQGEEFQLEGVINGYFQGSNAYFLTTYLSEKRCNSSSLLREKQMLEKILGQPREYKLALPKKYSLEIATSRHAKKMAELFKIVFKSYPTPVYDPKYLNEAIQKGDLYLVCCDGDTLAGVATAEIDWKQNHAELTNCATHPDYRGLGLNTILLKRLEESCLAKGINCLYSLARASSYGINLILHRLGYDSQGTLINNCHIAGDFENMNIWVKPAYDKNK; encoded by the coding sequence ATGCAAACAATCATAACAACAAGATCAGAATTCTCTCTCACAACTCAATTGGATATGTTTAACCGACGTATTTGGGTACAGGATTACAAGGTTAATGACGCAACAGCTTTACGCTGCTTTCTCTTGGACTTGGCCAAAAAACAAAACCTTGAAAAAATTATTTTCCCTGTCAAAGAAGCGGACTTACCCCTCCTTCAGGGTGAGGAATTTCAATTAGAAGGGGTAATAAACGGCTATTTTCAAGGTTCCAACGCATATTTTTTAACAACCTACTTATCAGAGAAACGCTGTAATTCCAGCTCTCTACTTAGGGAAAAGCAAATGTTGGAAAAGATCCTGGGGCAGCCCAGAGAATATAAATTAGCTCTACCAAAAAAGTATTCTCTAGAAATTGCAACCAGCCGACATGCTAAGAAAATGGCTGAGTTATTTAAAATTGTCTTTAAAAGTTATCCCACACCAGTCTATGACCCAAAATATCTCAATGAAGCAATCCAAAAGGGTGACCTCTATCTAGTATGCTGTGATGGTGATACCTTAGCTGGTGTGGCAACGGCGGAAATTGACTGGAAGCAAAATCACGCGGAATTAACCAATTGTGCTACCCACCCAGACTACCGTGGCCTAGGCTTAAATACTATTCTGTTAAAAAGATTGGAAGAAAGCTGTCTAGCAAAGGGCATTAATTGCTTGTACAGCTTGGCCCGTGCCTCATCCTACGGCATAAACTTGATTCTCCACCGCTTAGGATATGATTCTCAAGGTACCTTGATTAACAACTGTCATATTGCCGGGGATTTTGAAAACATGAATATTTGGGTAAAACCCGCTTACGATAAAAATAAATAA
- the ablA gene encoding lysine 2,3-aminomutase — MDNLKELLEKWYATEEQWNDWRWQISNRITNVDKLSQFVHLTPKEKDGIAACLKKFRMAITPYYASLIKSEDRQCPIRMQAVPNPKELVCTRGDMRDPLHEDVDSPVPGLTHRYPDRVLLLVTDCCSMYCRHCTRRRIAGQNDRSLPKAQLDRAFSYIRSNPTIRDVVISGGDPFTLADEQLEYILKKLRAIKHVEVIRFGTRTPVVLPQRITPELCNMLEKYHPVWINTHFNHPREITPASSAAVARLAKAGIPVNNQSVLLKGINDRAHIMKKLVQGLLKIRIRPYYLYQCDLSEGIGHFRTSVSTGIEIMENLRGHTSGLAVPTYVIDAPGGGGKIPIGPNYLLSQGQGKTVLRNFEGKVYLYTEPDAEEGKNTTSNLGIAGLMQSNDVILNTEEKMIIAKGS, encoded by the coding sequence ATGGATAATTTAAAAGAGTTATTGGAAAAATGGTATGCAACTGAGGAGCAATGGAATGATTGGCGCTGGCAAATTAGTAACCGCATCACAAACGTAGATAAACTTTCCCAATTTGTTCACTTAACTCCAAAGGAAAAAGACGGCATTGCTGCTTGTTTAAAAAAATTCAGAATGGCCATAACCCCTTACTATGCCAGCTTAATTAAATCTGAGGATCGTCAATGTCCTATCAGAATGCAAGCTGTGCCCAATCCCAAGGAACTGGTCTGCACAAGGGGTGATATGAGGGATCCGCTGCATGAAGATGTGGATTCTCCTGTACCGGGTTTAACCCATCGTTATCCAGATAGGGTATTGTTGCTGGTTACGGATTGCTGTTCCATGTACTGCCGACATTGTACACGACGCCGCATAGCCGGACAAAATGACCGCTCTTTGCCCAAGGCCCAGTTGGACCGTGCTTTCTCCTACATTCGGAGTAATCCAACCATCCGGGATGTAGTTATCTCCGGTGGAGACCCCTTTACTTTAGCAGATGAGCAATTAGAATATATCCTCAAGAAATTACGTGCTATAAAACACGTTGAAGTTATCCGTTTCGGTACACGAACCCCTGTTGTTTTACCTCAGCGAATTACCCCGGAACTTTGTAACATGCTAGAAAAATATCACCCCGTATGGATTAATACCCACTTTAATCACCCCAGGGAAATTACTCCGGCATCTTCGGCTGCTGTTGCCCGCTTAGCTAAAGCTGGCATCCCTGTTAATAACCAATCTGTCTTACTTAAAGGTATCAATGACCGTGCCCACATAATGAAAAAATTGGTACAGGGCCTGTTGAAAATTCGCATTCGCCCCTATTACCTCTATCAATGTGATCTTTCAGAAGGAATTGGTCATTTTAGAACTTCCGTTAGTACAGGTATTGAAATCATGGAGAATCTACGGGGTCATACCTCGGGACTAGCTGTTCCCACCTATGTCATTGATGCTCCTGGTGGTGGAGGCAAAATCCCCATTGGCCCAAACTATCTATTATCACAGGGACAAGGCAAAACGGTTCTTCGGAACTTTGAGGGTAAAGTCTATTTGTATACTGAACCAGATGCAGAAGAAGGAAAAAATACAACCTCTAACTTAGGTATTGCAGGCTTAATGCAAAGCAATGACGTAATTCTAAATACAGAAGAAAAAATGATCATAGCAAAGGGAAGTTAA
- a CDS encoding amino acid ABC transporter ATP-binding protein yields the protein MIKIKNLHKHFGSLHVLKGIDLKVNNSEVVVLIGSSGSGKSTLLRCINFLEHKDPGGMIEIMGKDINPKKDDLNLIRQNVGMVFQHFNLFPHKSVLENIIEAPIFVKKISRKEATANALSLLAKVGLQDKANCYPSQLSGGQKQRVAIARALAMNPAIMLFDEPTSALDPELVNEVLQVMKELAREGMTMVVVTHEMGFAREVADRVIYMDDGIIVEEGAPHELFERPNQDRTINFLAKVI from the coding sequence GTGATTAAAATTAAAAACCTCCACAAACACTTTGGGTCCCTTCATGTTTTAAAAGGAATTGACCTAAAAGTAAATAACAGTGAAGTAGTTGTTCTAATTGGCTCCAGCGGTTCCGGTAAGAGTACGTTACTAAGATGCATTAATTTTCTGGAGCACAAGGACCCTGGTGGAATGATTGAAATCATGGGAAAAGACATAAATCCTAAAAAAGACGATCTAAATCTTATTCGCCAAAATGTGGGGATGGTTTTTCAGCATTTTAATTTATTTCCTCACAAATCTGTTTTGGAAAACATTATTGAGGCTCCTATTTTTGTCAAAAAAATAAGCCGCAAAGAAGCTACTGCCAATGCCCTTTCACTGTTGGCAAAGGTTGGTCTGCAAGACAAAGCAAATTGCTATCCTTCTCAACTTTCCGGGGGCCAGAAGCAGCGGGTTGCCATAGCAAGGGCCCTGGCCATGAACCCCGCTATCATGTTATTTGATGAGCCCACCTCTGCCCTGGATCCGGAGTTAGTCAACGAAGTCTTACAAGTTATGAAGGAATTGGCCCGTGAAGGTATGACCATGGTTGTGGTTACACATGAAATGGGCTTTGCCCGTGAAGTGGCAGATAGGGTGATCTATATGGATGATGGAATTATAGTGGAAGAAGGAGCACCCCATGAATTATTTGAACGGCCAAACCAGGACCGTACAATCAATTTCCTGGCTAAAGTAATATAA
- a CDS encoding amino acid ABC transporter permease, producing MYGIFTENFLAFMEATIVTLKLTSVSLLLAMIIGLVFAFFKISRNYFLQNIANLYITLVRGTPLVVQLMFLYFGIIKLVVLPAFWAGSLALAIHAGAYIAEIFRGAIQSINQGQMEAARSLGMSYPLSMRRIILPQAFRRAIPPLGNQFIIGLKDSSLVAYLGVPEIYGTALYAQAENFQPFETYLVAGLYYLVLVIIFSFLVNKLEAKLNVEQNGGNA from the coding sequence ATATATGGAATATTCACAGAGAATTTTCTTGCCTTTATGGAAGCAACTATCGTTACACTGAAATTAACTTCTGTTTCGCTGTTACTTGCCATGATCATCGGCCTTGTATTTGCTTTTTTTAAAATTTCCAGAAATTATTTTTTACAAAACATCGCTAATCTATATATTACCCTAGTTCGTGGTACACCTTTGGTCGTTCAGCTAATGTTTCTCTACTTTGGTATCATCAAACTGGTTGTATTACCGGCCTTTTGGGCAGGATCTTTGGCCCTGGCCATCCATGCGGGGGCCTATATTGCGGAAATATTTCGCGGGGCCATTCAGTCAATTAATCAAGGTCAAATGGAAGCAGCCCGCTCCCTAGGCATGAGCTACCCCTTATCAATGCGCCGTATTATCTTACCCCAGGCCTTTCGCAGGGCCATTCCACCCTTAGGCAATCAATTTATTATTGGATTAAAGGATTCTTCTCTGGTGGCCTATTTAGGTGTCCCGGAAATATATGGTACAGCACTGTATGCCCAGGCTGAAAATTTTCAGCCCTTTGAAACTTATTTAGTAGCTGGTCTTTATTATTTAGTTCTAGTAATTATTTTTAGCTTCTTAGTTAATAAATTAGAAGCAAAATTAAATGTGGAGCAGAATGGAGGTAATGCCTAG
- a CDS encoding ABC transporter substrate-binding protein: protein MFNKKSIAFLLTLIIISTLVVGCGGTSNSTSATPDKKKFHYAMSGLYKPFNYKDGGKLVGFDVEIGEEIARRIGMEAAPVTNPWETIIQGLKANKYDAIIGSMAITEERQEQVDFSRPYYRSGAQVFVSSNNDSITSAKDLKGKKIGVVKASTFRNVALEYTDKKNVIGYDSDVIALQDLPTGRVDAVITDQMVGIVAIKNGLKIKDVDKPLWVDEMAIPVNKGNTELVNKINNALDEMIKDGTYEKISNKWFGRNILGD from the coding sequence ATGTTTAATAAAAAGTCTATAGCCTTTTTGTTGACTCTCATTATAATTTCTACTTTGGTGGTTGGTTGCGGCGGTACATCCAATTCTACCAGTGCCACACCGGATAAGAAAAAGTTTCATTATGCTATGAGTGGCCTATATAAACCTTTTAATTACAAAGATGGCGGTAAGTTGGTTGGTTTTGATGTGGAAATAGGCGAAGAAATAGCACGCAGAATTGGAATGGAAGCTGCTCCCGTTACCAACCCCTGGGAAACCATTATTCAGGGTTTGAAGGCTAACAAATACGATGCCATCATTGGTAGTATGGCCATTACAGAAGAGCGCCAAGAACAGGTGGATTTCTCACGTCCCTACTACCGTTCCGGTGCTCAGGTCTTTGTCAGCAGTAACAATGATTCCATAACATCAGCCAAAGACCTGAAAGGCAAAAAAATTGGTGTTGTTAAAGCCAGTACCTTCCGTAATGTGGCTTTGGAGTATACTGATAAGAAGAACGTGATTGGTTATGATAGCGATGTAATTGCCCTGCAGGATTTACCCACTGGTAGAGTGGATGCTGTTATAACTGATCAAATGGTTGGTATCGTAGCTATAAAAAATGGCTTAAAGATCAAAGATGTTGATAAACCCCTCTGGGTTGATGAAATGGCCATTCCTGTTAATAAAGGGAATACCGAGTTGGTAAACAAGATTAATAACGCACTGGATGAAATGATCAAAGATGGTACTTACGAAAAAATAAGTAATAAGTGGTTTGGTCGGAACATTTTAGGTGACTAG
- a CDS encoding stalk domain-containing protein — MTLTLFTLFLVQPSFANSTKEMTVFVNGSSVQFDVPPMVQDNRTLVPFRALAEALQVNVTWDGSTQTIRAKDALTYIVLRIGDKTAYHNDSSITMDVPPQIINGRTLIPLRIFSEAFNCQVSWDAASNSIYILSAQSQTSWPLEVMGYYALGDLQTSSWTNLFGHPFPNHSSGNTDIVKNIALGWYSLDADGNLLIKSRTGWQRPEDYKKVLAAADQYKVITQMVVHMTDEDNSLTNLLSNESAMEKAVEAIVKEAKTYRGVNLDFEGLGLRDKDDQLTLVQNRFTHFVTLLAKELRNHDLKLILSLHAPNSAYKGYDYENLGKLVDSIVIMAYDYGSKPEPIDRVREAIINVLQVVPAEKLYLGVSIPNETSSSLGTKLDIAKQYHLKGIAIWRLGLVTPDMWQLLREK, encoded by the coding sequence ATGACCCTTACCTTGTTCACCCTTTTCTTGGTTCAGCCTAGTTTTGCCAATTCAACCAAAGAAATGACTGTGTTTGTAAACGGTTCATCGGTACAATTTGATGTACCACCTATGGTACAAGATAACCGTACCTTAGTTCCTTTCCGTGCTCTGGCAGAAGCCCTTCAGGTTAACGTTACCTGGGATGGTTCTACCCAAACCATTCGTGCTAAGGATGCACTAACATACATTGTGCTGCGTATAGGTGATAAGACAGCCTACCATAACGATTCGTCTATTACCATGGACGTGCCCCCACAGATTATCAATGGAAGAACCCTGATTCCATTGCGCATCTTTAGTGAAGCTTTTAATTGCCAGGTATCCTGGGATGCGGCAAGCAATTCCATTTATATCCTATCAGCCCAAAGTCAAACCTCTTGGCCTTTGGAAGTTATGGGATACTATGCTTTGGGAGATCTCCAAACCAGTAGTTGGACAAACCTTTTTGGCCACCCCTTCCCCAACCATAGCAGTGGTAACACTGATATAGTGAAAAACATAGCCCTGGGATGGTACAGTCTTGATGCAGATGGTAATCTCTTGATCAAAAGTCGTACTGGTTGGCAAAGACCGGAAGACTATAAAAAAGTGCTGGCAGCAGCAGATCAGTACAAAGTTATAACTCAAATGGTTGTACATATGACAGATGAAGATAACTCATTAACTAACTTATTGTCCAATGAATCAGCCATGGAGAAGGCTGTGGAAGCTATTGTTAAGGAAGCTAAAACCTATCGAGGTGTAAATCTTGACTTTGAAGGCTTAGGTCTACGTGACAAAGATGACCAACTTACCTTAGTTCAAAACCGCTTCACTCATTTTGTTACTTTATTAGCCAAGGAACTTAGAAACCATGACCTCAAACTTATCCTTTCTCTACATGCACCGAACAGTGCTTACAAAGGCTATGACTATGAAAATTTGGGGAAATTGGTAGATAGTATCGTGATCATGGCCTATGATTATGGTTCTAAACCAGAACCCATTGACCGTGTGCGTGAGGCTATAATAAATGTCCTGCAAGTGGTTCCGGCCGAAAAACTGTATTTGGGAGTATCAATTCCCAATGAAACTTCCTCCAGCTTGGGAACCAAACTGGATATTGCCAAACAGTATCATTTAAAGGGCATTGCAATTTGGCGTCTGGGTCTAGTTACCCCAGATATGTGGCAACTGTTAAGAGAAAAATAA
- a CDS encoding metallophosphoesterase, whose translation MRIWFSVILIFYAVLNWLIGRQIYDLLKINKFAYWPIFVIIAISPLLGRLSLISILDKLGNYWLIFFYFATFVAILGIFIKNKPFFIGCYLLIFLAIFYGALHAKSIKVEPYNLAIPKKANDLRVVMLSDIHIDKQKSAGYVAKMVQDINALNPDMVFLPGDIFDDRDINSLKKEQETLKGIKTKYGVYGVLGNHEYYGGNLSESLAIFKEVNIQILRDEVIEVAGVYIVGREDASQKSRKGLVEILQNVDKTKPIILLDHQPVALDEAQNNGVDLQLSGHTHRGQFFPNQLITKRIYEVDYGYLAKDNLQVIVSSGYGTWGPPVRIGTQSEIIDLKINFDK comes from the coding sequence ATGAGAATATGGTTTTCTGTCATCTTAATCTTCTATGCTGTATTAAACTGGCTAATTGGAAGACAAATCTATGATTTATTAAAGATCAATAAATTCGCTTATTGGCCCATTTTTGTGATTATCGCAATCTCTCCCTTGTTAGGCCGTTTAAGCTTAATAAGTATTTTAGATAAGCTCGGCAATTACTGGCTGATCTTTTTCTACTTTGCTACCTTTGTTGCAATTCTAGGTATTTTTATTAAAAATAAACCCTTTTTCATAGGCTGCTATTTACTAATCTTTTTAGCCATTTTCTATGGTGCTTTACACGCTAAAAGCATTAAAGTGGAACCCTATAACCTTGCTATACCTAAGAAAGCCAATGACCTACGAGTAGTCATGCTCTCTGACATTCATATTGATAAACAAAAGAGCGCTGGTTATGTAGCCAAAATGGTTCAGGATATTAATGCATTGAACCCAGATATGGTATTTCTGCCTGGAGATATCTTTGATGACAGGGATATAAACTCTCTAAAGAAGGAGCAAGAGACCCTCAAGGGCATCAAAACCAAATATGGGGTTTACGGTGTACTGGGAAACCATGAATATTACGGAGGCAACCTCAGTGAAAGCCTAGCTATTTTCAAGGAAGTAAATATTCAGATATTAAGAGATGAGGTTATAGAAGTAGCAGGCGTCTATATTGTTGGGCGAGAAGATGCTTCCCAAAAAAGCAGAAAAGGTTTGGTCGAAATTCTTCAAAACGTTGATAAAACTAAACCTATTATATTGCTGGACCATCAACCTGTTGCTCTAGATGAAGCCCAAAATAACGGCGTGGATTTACAGCTTTCCGGTCATACTCACAGGGGACAATTTTTCCCCAATCAACTGATTACCAAAAGAATCTATGAAGTAGATTATGGCTATCTGGCCAAAGATAACCTGCAAGTAATAGTTTCATCTGGCTATGGAACCTGGGGTCCTCCTGTCCGTATTGGCACTCAATCGGAGATTATTGATCTTAAAATCAATTTTGATAAATAA
- a CDS encoding MarR family winged helix-turn-helix transcriptional regulator translates to MDKRKKIIAIDMLFHDLVKNSSCQLKELLKDLITPTQFFLLKIIASQETCKAADIAHIFDITPAAATTIIDRLYKNGLIERNRSEKDRRIVWLKLTENGRQLLSDIEAMRIQMLVKQFANITDGEMQTLYEVLKKVLDKDLVDPD, encoded by the coding sequence TTGGATAAGAGAAAAAAAATAATAGCAATTGATATGTTATTCCATGATTTAGTTAAAAACAGCAGTTGTCAACTAAAGGAGCTTTTAAAGGATTTAATAACTCCAACTCAATTTTTTTTACTAAAAATTATTGCATCACAAGAAACTTGTAAAGCAGCAGATATTGCTCATATCTTTGACATCACTCCGGCTGCTGCTACGACTATAATTGATAGACTGTATAAAAATGGATTGATTGAGAGGAATAGATCTGAGAAGGATCGACGAATAGTATGGCTTAAACTAACTGAGAATGGCAGACAATTGCTATCCGATATTGAGGCTATGAGAATTCAAATGTTGGTAAAACAATTTGCTAATATTACTGATGGTGAAATGCAAACGTTATATGAAGTCTTAAAAAAAGTATTAGATAAGGACTTAGTCGATCCTGATTAA
- a CDS encoding VOC family protein, which produces MQLSQEGTVLMPLAAFPWSEKLGWVEDKYGVSWQLNLATS; this is translated from the coding sequence GTGCAGTTGTCTCAAGAGGGCACAGTTTTAATGCCCTTAGCCGCTTTTCCTTGGAGCGAAAAATTAGGTTGGGTTGAAGATAAGTACGGTGTTTCTTGGCAATTGAATCTGGCAACAAGCTAA
- a CDS encoding ATP-binding cassette domain-containing protein, with product MNLIFIGLGKSYNGKTVFENISGEINSEDKIGLVGVNGRGKTTLAKILSGLEAYDVGKIRRSPAYSKSLYVEQYPLFDVNVSVYDEIFRVASNNQNTIKDYKTFVKKALHKVGLGENKWGQKAVSLSGGEKTKLALCRAMVSDFDLLILDEPTNHLDMKSYAWLEEFVQNLGKPMLLISHDRFFLDHVASKIWELTDQGLKAYEGNYSAYKRQKEIELTSIMRDYDKQQAKIQNLKRIINERENWFKSAHKAAGQTYLIGCQFACIR from the coding sequence ATGAATTTGATTTTTATCGGTCTTGGTAAAAGCTATAACGGAAAGACCGTGTTTGAAAATATTAGTGGGGAAATCAACAGTGAAGATAAAATCGGCTTGGTTGGAGTAAACGGTAGGGGCAAAACAACCCTGGCCAAAATTTTGTCTGGGTTGGAAGCCTATGATGTAGGTAAAATTAGACGGTCACCTGCTTATAGTAAAAGCCTATATGTCGAACAGTACCCCCTATTTGATGTCAATGTTTCTGTTTACGATGAAATTTTCAGAGTAGCCTCAAACAACCAAAATACTATAAAGGATTATAAAACCTTTGTAAAAAAGGCTCTCCATAAGGTCGGTTTAGGCGAGAACAAATGGGGCCAAAAAGCGGTCAGTTTAAGCGGTGGGGAAAAAACAAAACTGGCCCTTTGTCGAGCAATGGTCAGTGATTTCGATTTGCTTATTCTGGATGAACCCACCAACCATCTTGATATGAAGAGCTACGCCTGGCTGGAGGAATTTGTCCAAAACCTTGGTAAGCCCATGTTGTTAATATCCCATGACCGTTTTTTTCTGGATCATGTGGCCAGCAAGATATGGGAATTGACTGACCAGGGATTAAAGGCCTATGAAGGGAATTACTCTGCCTACAAAAGACAAAAAGAGATAGAACTGACGAGTATTATGAGAGACTATGATAAGCAGCAAGCTAAAATACAAAATTTGAAACGGATCATCAACGAGAGGGAAAATTGGTTTAAAAGTGCCCATAAAGCAGCGGGCCAAACTTATCTTATCGGGTGCCAATTTGCTTGTATTAGATGA
- the rsgA gene encoding ribosome small subunit-dependent GTPase A, translating to MTKAHLYKVGLTDRFKQEATMFEGLYLARVSIQHKDLYKVVTEKGEIQAEISGKMAFLARDNADYPVVGDWVMVDRMDDSGGNAIIHHILRRKSVFERRAAGTSNQRQLIAANIDTLFICMSLNNNFNLRRLERYLSIAWDSMATPVIVLTKSDLCDDIAVKLSEVYSVAIGVDVLVTTSMSDDGYTALNKYIEKGKTTAFLGSSGVGKSTLINRLLGEEILVTKEIGEDDKGRHTTTHRQLIALPNGGVVIDTPGMRELQIEHANLSKSFADIEDLAQNCRFNDCNHQNEPGCAVKEAIEKGFLSAERLGSYRKLQTEMKYQGMNSQQIEQEKITKIFGGMGSMKQARAFFKEKNKRR from the coding sequence ATGACTAAAGCCCATTTATATAAGGTAGGATTAACCGACCGTTTTAAGCAAGAAGCTACTATGTTTGAAGGTTTATACTTGGCAAGGGTATCGATACAACATAAGGATTTATACAAGGTGGTTACCGAAAAAGGCGAGATACAAGCAGAGATTTCGGGAAAGATGGCTTTTTTAGCCAGGGATAATGCAGATTATCCAGTTGTTGGCGATTGGGTCATGGTCGACCGTATGGATGATAGTGGTGGCAACGCTATTATTCACCACATCCTTCGTCGCAAAAGTGTTTTCGAGCGCAGGGCAGCAGGCACTTCCAATCAAAGACAGCTTATAGCCGCGAATATTGATACGCTTTTTATTTGCATGTCGTTAAATAATAATTTTAATCTGCGTCGCTTAGAAAGATACTTGTCCATTGCGTGGGACAGTATGGCAACCCCTGTAATTGTACTGACCAAATCAGACCTCTGCGATGATATTGCCGTCAAACTCTCAGAAGTGTATTCTGTAGCCATTGGTGTTGATGTATTAGTTACTACCAGTATGAGCGATGATGGATATACCGCTTTAAACAAATATATCGAAAAAGGTAAAACAACAGCTTTCCTAGGCTCATCCGGTGTTGGCAAATCTACATTGATTAACCGTTTGCTGGGTGAAGAAATTCTTGTAACCAAGGAAATCGGTGAGGACGATAAGGGCAGGCATACCACAACACACAGACAGCTCATTGCTCTGCCAAACGGCGGCGTGGTCATCGACACTCCTGGTATGCGTGAGTTGCAAATAGAACACGCGAACCTGTCTAAGTCTTTTGCCGACATAGAGGACCTGGCCCAAAACTGCCGCTTTAATGATTGTAACCATCAAAATGAGCCCGGCTGTGCAGTAAAAGAAGCAATTGAAAAAGGTTTTCTCTCTGCAGAACGTCTTGGCAGCTACCGAAAGCTGCAAACTGAGATGAAATATCAAGGTATGAACTCCCAGCAGATTGAGCAGGAAAAGATCACCAAAATATTTGGTGGAATGGGCAGCATGAAACAAGCAAGAGCGTTTTTCAAGGAAAAGAACAAGCGAAGATAG
- a CDS encoding helix-turn-helix transcriptional regulator → MRNRLRELRNELNITQEQLADKLGVSRQTVISIENGKYNPSLILAYKIAKIFAISIEEAFDFSEVGMDE, encoded by the coding sequence GTGAGGAATAGACTGAGAGAACTAAGAAATGAATTAAATATAACTCAAGAACAGTTGGCAGACAAATTGGGTGTATCCCGACAAACGGTTATATCCATTGAGAATGGCAAATATAATCCGTCATTAATTTTAGCCTATAAAATAGCAAAGATATTTGCCATAAGCATTGAGGAAGCTTTTGATTTTTCGGAGGTGGGAATGGATGAATAA
- a CDS encoding HAD family hydrolase: MYKTIFFDLDGTLLPMDFNYFSTNYFGRLTKACSHVLDANTFPKHLWASTEAMIRDNCAEKTNQEVFMEDFIPRFNLPADQLMPLFDQFYATEFPELISCTSPTPLARKICQELVEKGYQLVLATNPIFPDAATAHRMRWAGIDDIPWALVTTYEHCHFCKPNPNYYHEILQRVGAKAEETLMVGNDTHEDLVARKLGIKTYLVKDNLIDHGEKDYETDFEGRLEDFLNFARQLPKLKQP, encoded by the coding sequence ATGTATAAAACAATATTTTTTGATCTTGATGGCACCCTGTTGCCTATGGACTTTAATTATTTTTCAACTAATTATTTTGGTCGGTTGACAAAGGCCTGCTCCCATGTGTTAGATGCAAATACCTTTCCCAAACATTTATGGGCTTCTACCGAGGCTATGATCCGTGACAACTGTGCTGAAAAGACAAATCAAGAAGTTTTCATGGAGGATTTTATACCAAGATTTAACCTTCCAGCAGACCAGCTTATGCCTTTGTTTGACCAGTTTTACGCCACAGAGTTTCCAGAGCTTATAAGTTGCACCAGTCCTACCCCCCTTGCCCGGAAAATTTGTCAAGAGTTGGTGGAAAAGGGATACCAGTTGGTATTAGCCACAAACCCGATTTTCCCCGATGCTGCCACTGCCCACCGGATGCGTTGGGCGGGCATTGATGATATTCCCTGGGCTTTAGTAACCACCTATGAACACTGCCACTTCTGTAAACCCAACCCTAATTATTATCACGAGATTCTACAAAGGGTCGGTGCCAAAGCAGAAGAAACCCTTATGGTAGGGAATGATACCCACGAAGATTTAGTGGCAAGAAAGCTGGGGATTAAAACCTATCTGGTTAAGGATAACCTCATTGACCATGGTGAGAAGGATTATGAGACAGATTTTGAAGGACGTCTGGAAGACTTTTTGAATTTCGCTAGACAGTTACCAAAATTAAAACAACCATAA